The sequence CGACCAGACGGGGGCGCTCCGCCGTACCGGCGATCCGCTTGCGGATCCGGATGTGACGGCGCTTGATCGCGGCGCGCTTGTAGGCGTCGCCCTTGAGGATCTTCTGCCCGTATGCCATGGCTTACTTACCCGCCTTTCCGACCTTGCGGCGGATGACTTCGCCCTCGTACTTGACGCCCTTGGCCTTGTACGGGTCAGGCTTGCGCAGCTTGCGGATGTTGGCCGCAACCTCGCCGACCTTCTGCTTGTCGATGCCCTCGACCGAGAAACGGGTCGGGGTCTCCACCTTGAAGGCGATGCCTTCAGGCGCCTCGACCAGGATCGGGTGGCTGTAACCGAGAGCGAACTCCAGGTTGGAACCCTTGGCGGTCACTCGGTAACCGACACCGCTGATCTCGAGCTTCTTCACGTAACCCTGGGTCACGCCGGTGATCATGTTCGCCACCAGCGTGCGGGACAGGCCGTGCAGGGCCTTGTTCTGACGCTCGTCGTTGGGGCGGGTCACCTGCAGGGTGCCGTCCTCGCCCTTGGCGATGTCGATCGGTGCCACGACGGTGTGGGTCAGCTCGCCCTTGGGGCCCTTGACCTTGACCGT is a genomic window of Streptomyces sp. WP-1 containing:
- the rplF gene encoding 50S ribosomal protein L6, coding for MSRIGKLPIAVPAGVDVTIDGRTVKVKGPKGELTHTVVAPIDIAKGEDGTLQVTRPNDERQNKALHGLSRTLVANMITGVTQGYVKKLEISGVGYRVTAKGSNLEFALGYSHPILVEAPEGIAFKVETPTRFSVEGIDKQKVGEVAANIRKLRKPDPYKAKGVKYEGEVIRRKVGKAGK